A single genomic interval of Haloterrigena salifodinae harbors:
- the gvpJ gene encoding gas vesicle protein GvpJ, whose product MVDDFQPSRQKADLAEVVEMLLDKGIVINADIAVSIGDTQLLGVQLRAAIASFETAAKYGLEFPEGTDMRRVAAAVDDPEIAETDRPNPTIDPTSGVNVTPDERYEDEETETESERGDSSDDERAESSEMPDRGVSHLGARPNPDRPTRGGFDLLSDDSDSDGDGENETESGDAEDAESTESGDGEEAEAEATNAEDGS is encoded by the coding sequence GTGGTCGATGACTTCCAGCCGAGCCGTCAGAAGGCCGACCTCGCGGAGGTCGTCGAGATGCTGCTCGACAAGGGGATCGTCATCAACGCTGACATCGCCGTCTCGATCGGCGACACGCAACTGCTCGGCGTGCAGCTCCGGGCCGCCATCGCCTCCTTCGAGACCGCGGCCAAGTACGGTCTCGAGTTCCCCGAAGGCACCGACATGCGCCGCGTCGCGGCGGCGGTCGACGACCCCGAAATCGCCGAGACGGATCGGCCGAACCCGACGATCGATCCCACGAGCGGCGTCAACGTCACGCCGGACGAGCGATACGAGGACGAGGAGACGGAGACCGAGAGCGAGCGCGGCGACTCGAGTGACGACGAGCGCGCAGAGAGCTCCGAGATGCCCGACCGCGGGGTCTCCCACCTCGGCGCGCGGCCGAATCCGGACCGGCCGACCCGCGGCGGGTTCGATCTGCTCAGCGACGATTCCGATTCCGACGGCGACGGTGAGAACGAAACGGAATCCGGCGACGCCGAAGACGCCGAATCGACCGAGAGCGGCGACGGCGAGGAAGCAGAGGCGGAAGCGACGAACGCGGAGGACGGATCATGA
- a CDS encoding Hsp20/alpha crystallin family protein yields the protein MSPDDHTPEDRRDESSDDQGHWLTSLLSALEWLDEASRSGQHRGDRTTIDYDVSIRTGDALTDRPGDDRSPFADANDRDEFDRDRDVGRNRPRTRRYRPDSSSGSTAPSSDHLLTTREGEDELLVTADVAGADPDDVTVGFDGATLVVGVAGRELDRIDVPWRERTAEATIKNGVLSVRIEPNSSPEPDERAPTETETETETETETETETTEPTTDAESETEADDE from the coding sequence ATGTCACCAGACGACCACACACCCGAGGACCGACGCGACGAATCGAGCGACGATCAGGGCCACTGGCTCACCAGCCTGCTGTCGGCCCTCGAGTGGCTGGACGAAGCCTCCCGGTCCGGTCAGCACCGCGGCGATCGAACGACCATCGACTACGACGTCTCGATCCGGACCGGCGACGCGCTCACTGATCGGCCGGGGGACGACCGGAGCCCGTTCGCCGACGCGAACGATCGCGATGAGTTTGACCGCGACCGAGACGTCGGTCGGAATCGACCGCGAACGCGCCGGTACCGGCCCGACTCCTCGAGCGGGTCGACCGCGCCCTCGAGCGACCACCTCCTGACGACGCGGGAGGGCGAGGACGAACTGCTCGTCACCGCCGACGTGGCCGGCGCCGATCCGGACGACGTCACCGTCGGCTTCGACGGCGCGACCCTCGTCGTCGGCGTCGCGGGACGCGAACTCGATCGGATCGACGTCCCGTGGCGCGAGCGAACGGCCGAGGCGACGATCAAAAACGGCGTGCTCTCCGTTCGGATCGAACCGAACTCGAGTCCCGAACCGGACGAGAGAGCGCCGACGGAGACCGAGACCGAGACTGAGACTGAGACTGAGACCGAGACTGAGACGACCGAGCCAACGACGGACGCGGAGTCCGAGACGGAGGCCGACGATGAGTGA
- the gvpF gene encoding gas vesicle protein GvpF translates to MFILDDLLIRPFVGIVDTLHTMALSEMYDIEALEAELKENQLLYELGERSEEEYRRRKDELEEEIEIARDVHERLASGRVEVKR, encoded by the coding sequence ATGTTCATCCTCGACGACCTCCTGATCCGCCCGTTCGTCGGAATCGTGGACACGCTGCACACGATGGCGCTGAGCGAGATGTACGATATCGAGGCGCTCGAGGCCGAACTCAAGGAGAACCAGTTGCTGTACGAACTCGGTGAGCGTTCCGAGGAGGAGTACCGCCGGCGCAAGGACGAACTCGAGGAGGAGATCGAGATCGCTCGCGACGTCCACGAGCGGCTCGCGAGCGGCCGCGTAGAGGTGAAACGCTGA
- a CDS encoding GvpL/GvpF family gas vesicle protein — MTHRYVYGVMNDDPVEFETDAVGGADRVYTVSHRRLNAVVSDIDTTDPEETDEDAQRHDDVLREIMERDGGRTIVPMQFGMAFENDRALKNVLRGARPAFRRAINDIEGREELGLKIVREEDAEVDTDAIEEAVADELESIAAQSVPNDLFSDRLVLNRSYLVNRDERERFDQAVADLEDEYDDLMFRYTGPFAPYSFVDVRIGAQQ; from the coding sequence ATGACCCACCGGTACGTCTACGGCGTGATGAACGACGACCCCGTCGAGTTCGAGACCGACGCCGTCGGCGGTGCCGACCGCGTCTACACGGTTTCCCACCGGCGGCTCAACGCTGTCGTCTCCGACATCGACACGACCGATCCCGAGGAGACCGACGAGGACGCTCAGCGACACGACGACGTCCTCCGGGAGATCATGGAGCGCGACGGCGGTCGGACGATCGTCCCGATGCAGTTCGGCATGGCCTTCGAGAACGATCGGGCGCTGAAGAACGTGCTCCGCGGCGCCAGGCCGGCGTTCCGGCGCGCGATCAACGACATCGAGGGCCGGGAAGAACTCGGCCTCAAGATCGTCCGCGAGGAGGACGCCGAGGTCGATACCGACGCGATCGAAGAAGCCGTCGCCGACGAACTCGAGTCGATCGCCGCGCAGTCGGTTCCCAACGACCTGTTCAGCGACCGACTCGTGCTCAACCGCTCCTATCTCGTCAACCGCGACGAGCGCGAGCGCTTCGACCAAGCGGTGGCCGACCTTGAGGACGAGTACGACGACCTCATGTTCCGCTACACGGGGCCGTTCGCACCGTACAGCTTCGTCGACGTTAGGATCGGCGCCCAACAGTAA
- the gvpA gene encoding gas vesicle protein GvpA, giving the protein MAASSGRRPDSSSLAEVLDRILDKGVVIDVWARISVVGIELLTIEARVVVASVDTFLHYAEEIAKIEQATAEGDLEELEELEVEPRPESSPESATQ; this is encoded by the coding sequence ATGGCAGCATCATCAGGTCGGAGACCCGACTCCTCGAGCCTCGCAGAGGTACTGGACCGCATCCTCGACAAGGGCGTCGTCATCGACGTCTGGGCGCGGATCTCGGTTGTCGGGATCGAGCTACTGACGATCGAGGCCCGCGTCGTCGTCGCGAGCGTCGACACCTTCCTGCACTACGCGGAGGAGATCGCAAAAATTGAGCAAGCGACGGCGGAGGGCGACCTCGAGGAGCTAGAGGAGCTCGAGGTCGAACCGCGTCCGGAATCGTCACCCGAATCCGCCACTCAATAA
- the gvpN gene encoding gas vesicle protein GvpN, whose protein sequence is MADDSSRKRKVRGRKIRSDRSRKESRQAKKKLARKSSNGTSSSSAQSGDGPLSAPEAVAPDPFIETDAVASLRSRITGWLEAEKPVHLIGPTGCGKTALALSAAAERGRPVVWINGDESVDTAALVGANAGGERYKETDQFVGGVSKKTEVVRERWVDNPLSVAVREGATLVYNEFSRSDPSAHNVLLSVFEEGVLERPGKRGEDRTIDVHPEFRAIFTSNDVEYAGVHRQQDALLDRFVGVHIDYYDEETEREIVKSHVDLSDEDIAAIVAKTRTLRDELDLVVGTRAAITAAKGLAVFDGQRNGDGDGEPDEFDDELLTDVFMDVLAPKIAGEGPEDVSQLRTQIAESV, encoded by the coding sequence ATGGCCGACGATTCGTCGCGCAAGCGCAAGGTCAGAGGTCGAAAGATCAGGAGCGACCGCTCCCGGAAGGAGAGTCGACAGGCGAAGAAGAAACTCGCCCGGAAGTCGTCGAACGGGACGTCGTCATCGAGCGCCCAGAGCGGGGACGGCCCCCTCTCAGCGCCCGAAGCCGTCGCTCCCGACCCGTTCATCGAGACCGACGCCGTCGCCTCGCTGCGAAGCCGGATCACCGGCTGGCTCGAGGCGGAGAAGCCGGTCCACCTGATCGGTCCGACGGGCTGCGGGAAAACGGCGCTTGCGCTGTCGGCCGCCGCTGAACGCGGTCGGCCGGTCGTCTGGATCAACGGCGACGAGTCCGTCGACACCGCCGCGCTCGTCGGCGCGAACGCCGGCGGCGAACGGTACAAGGAGACCGATCAGTTCGTCGGCGGCGTCAGCAAGAAGACCGAAGTCGTCCGGGAGCGCTGGGTCGACAACCCGCTCTCGGTGGCCGTCCGGGAGGGCGCGACGCTCGTCTACAACGAGTTCTCGCGCAGCGATCCCTCGGCGCACAACGTCTTACTCTCGGTGTTCGAGGAAGGAGTCCTCGAGCGACCGGGCAAGCGCGGCGAGGACCGGACGATCGACGTCCACCCCGAGTTCCGGGCGATTTTCACCTCGAACGACGTCGAGTACGCGGGCGTCCACCGCCAGCAGGACGCGCTGCTCGACCGCTTCGTCGGCGTCCACATCGACTACTACGACGAGGAGACCGAGCGCGAGATCGTCAAGTCCCACGTCGACCTCTCCGATGAGGACATCGCGGCGATCGTCGCGAAGACGCGGACGCTGCGCGACGAACTCGACCTCGTCGTCGGCACGCGGGCGGCGATCACCGCCGCGAAGGGGCTCGCCGTCTTCGACGGCCAGCGAAACGGTGACGGCGACGGCGAACCCGACGAGTTCGACGACGAGTTACTGACCGACGTCTTCATGGACGTCCTCGCGCCGAAGATCGCCGGCGAGGGTCCCGAGGACGTCTCGCAGCTCCGGACGCAGATCGCCGAGTCCGTCTGA
- the gvpO gene encoding gas vesicle protein GvpO, halophile-type: MAEADSEHSAEQAQDQCRALTEDGERCSRPAQEDGFCYQHDEGDPTVSDSQAVEDEQDEAAQDDERQSQAQSQELGAVDMTDEEKTDPEDVDADVDTDHDEIAGVLAVRRTVQSTAGELIGREFDAVSEISPTDDGWRAVVEVVERRAVPDTQDIVGRYEIELDESANVHGYRRLDRYRRGDTTSFE, from the coding sequence ATGGCCGAAGCCGATAGCGAGCATTCAGCGGAGCAAGCGCAGGATCAGTGTCGGGCGCTGACCGAGGACGGCGAGCGCTGTTCGCGGCCGGCCCAGGAGGACGGCTTCTGCTATCAGCACGACGAGGGTGATCCAACAGTGAGTGACAGTCAAGCAGTCGAAGACGAACAGGACGAAGCGGCACAGGACGACGAACGGCAGTCTCAGGCCCAGAGTCAGGAACTGGGCGCGGTCGACATGACCGACGAGGAGAAGACTGACCCCGAGGACGTAGACGCCGACGTCGACACCGACCACGACGAGATCGCGGGCGTCCTCGCGGTTCGCCGGACCGTCCAGTCGACCGCGGGCGAACTCATCGGCCGAGAGTTCGACGCCGTCAGCGAGATCTCGCCGACCGACGACGGCTGGCGCGCGGTCGTCGAAGTCGTCGAACGCCGAGCCGTCCCCGACACGCAGGACATCGTCGGTCGCTACGAGATCGAACTCGACGAGAGCGCGAACGTCCACGGCTACCGTCGTCTCGACCGCTACCGGCGCGGCGACACGACGTCGTTCGAGTAG
- a CDS encoding CHY zinc finger protein has product MSEPPVRGVDVDSETRCAHYRTDRDVVAFKFACCERYYPCYRCHAETTDHDAVPWPRDRFDEPSVLCGVCETELAVPAYLEADYRCPSCDAPFNPGCSAHADRYFEANDAVE; this is encoded by the coding sequence GTGTCTGAACCTCCCGTTCGCGGCGTCGACGTCGATTCCGAGACCCGATGTGCCCACTACCGCACCGATCGCGACGTCGTCGCCTTCAAATTCGCCTGTTGCGAGCGCTACTATCCGTGCTATCGCTGCCACGCCGAGACGACAGACCACGACGCCGTCCCGTGGCCCCGCGATCGGTTCGACGAGCCCTCGGTACTGTGTGGCGTCTGCGAGACCGAACTCGCGGTTCCCGCGTATCTCGAGGCCGACTATCGGTGTCCGTCCTGCGATGCGCCGTTCAATCCCGGCTGTAGCGCACACGCAGATCGGTACTTCGAGGCGAACGACGCCGTCGAGTAA